A genomic segment from Janthinobacterium sp. 64 encodes:
- a CDS encoding ABC transporter permease, translating into MMWPAFLATWRAMLTDKGALTLLFIGGIIYSFFYPLPYSTEIVQRVPVAVVDQDRSAMSRQLTRFAMAHPSLRVIAVTPDLPVAQDLLWRDEVMGVLILPDGLQTDVLAGRAAHAQVAGNGLYLMLNKVALNGLAEVVGTVSAGIELKRLGAGTPSTVQANQQRSPIVFDAVPLFNVKEGYGAYVVPGVATLIVQQTLLIGMTMLFGTWYQRKSFPVAGKRTADGYIGMLLAFACVAFLNCCYFFGFVFWFQDYPRGGNFGGMLLLLVLFSLAEAAFGMLLGMLFRTRERGTQLMIATSMPVLFLAGLTWPVSSMPVVLQWLRWLLPSTAGIQGFVALNQMGASLYEIRHEVAGLLALLVACVALGWWRWRKIDETVVDLNKA; encoded by the coding sequence ATGATGTGGCCGGCCTTTCTCGCCACCTGGCGCGCCATGCTGACGGACAAGGGCGCGCTGACCTTGCTGTTCATCGGCGGCATCATTTATTCCTTCTTTTATCCGCTGCCATACTCGACGGAAATCGTCCAGCGCGTGCCCGTGGCCGTCGTCGACCAGGACCGCAGCGCCATGTCGCGCCAGCTGACGCGCTTTGCCATGGCCCATCCATCCTTGCGAGTGATCGCCGTCACGCCGGACCTGCCCGTCGCGCAAGATTTATTGTGGCGCGACGAGGTCATGGGCGTCTTGATCCTGCCCGACGGCTTGCAGACGGACGTGCTGGCCGGGCGCGCCGCCCACGCGCAAGTGGCGGGCAACGGCTTGTATTTGATGCTCAACAAGGTGGCCTTAAACGGGCTGGCCGAAGTGGTGGGCACCGTGTCGGCCGGTATTGAATTGAAACGTTTGGGCGCGGGTACGCCATCGACCGTGCAGGCCAACCAGCAGCGCTCGCCCATTGTGTTTGACGCCGTACCCCTGTTTAACGTCAAGGAAGGCTATGGCGCCTATGTCGTGCCGGGCGTGGCGACCTTGATCGTGCAGCAGACCTTGCTGATCGGCATGACCATGCTGTTCGGCACTTGGTACCAGCGCAAGAGTTTCCCCGTGGCCGGCAAGCGCACGGCGGATGGTTACATCGGCATGCTGCTGGCGTTTGCCTGCGTGGCCTTTTTGAACTGCTGCTATTTCTTCGGCTTCGTCTTCTGGTTCCAGGATTATCCCCGTGGCGGCAACTTCGGCGGCATGCTCTTGCTGCTGGTGCTGTTCTCGCTGGCGGAAGCGGCCTTCGGCATGCTGCTGGGCATGCTGTTCCGCACGCGCGAACGGGGCACGCAGCTGATGATCGCCACCTCGATGCCCGTGCTGTTCCTCGCTGGCCTGACCTGGCCCGTGTCGTCCATGCCCGTCGTGCTGCAATGGCTGCGCTGGCTGCTGCCATCGACGGCCGGCATCCAGGGCTTTGTCGCACTGAACCAGATGGGCGCGTCCCTGTATGAAATCCGCCATGAAGTGGCGGGCTTGCTGGCCTTGCTCGTGGCCTGCGTGGCGCTGGGCTGGTGGCGCTGGCGCAAGATCGATGAAACCGTTGTTGATTTGAACAAGGCGTAA
- a CDS encoding AAA family ATPase encodes MSPFNLFQRISQAPTKPKSAPVARQFDVADLYQGPIALGAEGETQARPFDEKLRQAYFWIVNHAIISPHYDIEYNDGPSQTYSVGDSRRTLNLPSAQSYSSFILLPLLTFATRRKCLFVGGPGRGKTASALLMGVLAGSTVKEVKRAMQHGHPQMTVADLLGNPLPADLVNAQSMDDIRIAWRAWLGMRVKIVDEYNRIPTRTQSALLTVMGDNYAEVLNHIYECPEAAWYLTANDDQGGGTYQVIEALRDRVDVTVQALAFNPRFLNELLLRVEENVRPEELVPPDIIFTESEVDQIGEAIRQVGIPDAVRRRLEFFASQFELFETAGGQFEYMTKDTARLAGADRGQAQAADNGRDRLKDLGCQTLNGISVRTLMALMIYAKAMAYFRGNGEVELEDLRQVLPFVLHNKLQPDPDAPFFALPENAAYRSDRLGWLRRLFDLSNDEFNRLDLDRDDPVGVLSAEFDLGLDGVSERETLARLNRIEKLIGERTKGRKLYGPLYDDLLKLKYLHQRYTNYRSWLRSQ; translated from the coding sequence ATGTCCCCCTTCAATCTGTTCCAGCGCATCTCCCAGGCCCCCACCAAACCCAAGTCCGCGCCCGTTGCGCGGCAGTTCGACGTGGCGGACCTGTACCAGGGCCCCATCGCGCTGGGAGCGGAAGGCGAGACGCAGGCGCGGCCTTTCGATGAAAAGCTGCGCCAGGCGTATTTTTGGATCGTCAACCACGCCATCATCAGCCCCCATTACGACATCGAGTACAACGACGGCCCGTCGCAGACGTATTCCGTGGGCGACAGCCGCCGCACCTTGAATCTGCCGTCGGCGCAAAGCTATTCGAGTTTCATTTTGCTGCCGCTGCTGACGTTTGCCACGCGCCGCAAATGCCTGTTCGTCGGCGGACCGGGACGGGGCAAGACGGCCAGCGCCTTGCTGATGGGCGTGCTGGCCGGCTCCACCGTCAAGGAAGTCAAACGCGCCATGCAGCATGGCCACCCGCAGATGACGGTGGCCGACTTGCTCGGCAACCCGCTGCCGGCGGACCTGGTCAACGCGCAAAGCATGGACGATATCCGCATCGCCTGGCGCGCCTGGCTGGGCATGCGCGTAAAAATCGTCGATGAATACAACCGCATCCCCACGCGCACGCAAAGCGCGCTGCTGACCGTCATGGGCGACAATTACGCGGAAGTGCTGAACCACATTTACGAGTGTCCGGAAGCGGCCTGGTATCTGACGGCCAACGACGACCAAGGCGGCGGCACCTACCAGGTGATCGAAGCGCTGCGCGACCGGGTCGACGTGACGGTGCAGGCGCTGGCCTTCAACCCGCGCTTCCTGAACGAGTTGCTGCTGCGCGTGGAAGAAAACGTGCGCCCCGAAGAGCTGGTGCCGCCCGATATCATCTTCACGGAAAGCGAGGTCGATCAGATCGGCGAGGCGATCCGCCAGGTGGGTATCCCCGACGCCGTGCGCCGGCGCCTGGAATTTTTCGCCAGCCAGTTCGAGCTGTTCGAGACGGCCGGCGGCCAGTTCGAATACATGACCAAGGACACTGCCCGCCTGGCCGGCGCCGACCGGGGGCAGGCGCAGGCGGCCGACAATGGGCGCGACCGCCTGAAGGATCTGGGCTGCCAGACCCTGAACGGCATCTCCGTGCGCACCTTGATGGCACTGATGATCTACGCCAAGGCCATGGCGTATTTCCGCGGCAATGGCGAGGTGGAGCTGGAAGACTTGCGCCAGGTGCTGCCGTTTGTGTTGCATAACAAGCTGCAGCCGGATCCGGACGCGCCATTTTTCGCGCTGCCGGAAAACGCCGCCTACCGCAGCGACAGGCTGGGCTGGCTGCGCCGTTTGTTCGATCTGTCGAACGATGAATTCAACCGCCTGGACCTGGACCGCGACGATCCTGTCGGCGTGCTGTCGGCCGAATTCGACCTGGGCCTCGATGGCGTCAGCGAACGCGAAACCCTGGCGCGTTTGAACCGCATCGAAAAACTGATCGGCGAGCGCACGAAAGGGCGAAAACTGTACGGTCCCCTGTACGACGATTTGTTGAAACTCAAATACCTGCACCAGCGCTATACCAACTACCGCAGCTGGCTGCGTTCGCAATGA